A window of Natrinema versiforme contains these coding sequences:
- a CDS encoding V-type ATP synthase subunit I, which translates to MLRPERMSKVSVTGSRGVMPTVIETVHDLSLVHLSDYDGSWEGFDNGDPIEGAENASEKLVTVRALESTLDLSADEADPGTLEDGWEQRLEEIRTRINELDDRRAEINDELRQVNEKIDRVAPFAELGIDLDLLSGYETVAVLVGEGSLEEVEAAVSASDDIRAFETFTGGNVVAVVAAPAESADENPIDDALVGVEFTRYEVPDTDQSPDDYVADLESRKRDLESQLDEIDAELEEIKRAEAGFLLRVEEELTIEVQQAEAPLQFATTDHAFVAEGWLPTEEYDRLVATLNDAVGDSVEVEELVRADYNDEGYPTRTEDVDHGGSGGAEETTEEEEREVATQEAIADGGTTAAGGDIVTMVDEPPVIQDNTGPAKPFEFLLRLIDRPKYSELDPTVVLLLTFPAFYGFMLGDLGYGMLYTGVGYLLYSRFDEDIVRSLGAIGMWAGGFTMLFGILYGEIFGLHVLGELLFSDGPPLRKGIQPAFSQFSQTWLLVSVFIGLAHLTLGYIFGFVNDLDHGVGDAYFENGSWALLMIGLWTWIFSRHFGDAKPNFLFEVFGTGSDAAIELGFTGFTPEIGQFVALPLMVIGFVTMVYGEVKHYGALGIIIGCLESFNVFGDVLSYLRIAAVILAKAGMAFVVNMLFFGVYVVETDHGAEWHFGTSHAPQHMLEQGTYHGHEVSEVMFGGLLHGGILMAIIGVIVLVVGHVVVLLLGITSAGLQGIRLEYVEFFNRFYEGGGRKFEPFGGIRSDDED; encoded by the coding sequence ATGCTCAGACCTGAACGGATGAGCAAGGTCTCGGTGACCGGCTCGCGGGGCGTCATGCCCACGGTCATCGAGACGGTTCACGACCTGAGCTTGGTCCACCTCTCGGACTACGACGGCTCCTGGGAGGGGTTCGACAACGGCGACCCCATCGAGGGGGCCGAGAACGCCTCCGAGAAGCTGGTGACCGTCCGCGCCCTCGAAAGCACCCTTGATCTCTCGGCCGACGAGGCGGATCCGGGGACCCTCGAGGACGGCTGGGAACAGCGACTCGAGGAGATCCGCACGCGGATCAACGAACTCGACGACCGACGCGCGGAGATCAACGACGAACTGCGGCAGGTCAACGAAAAGATCGATCGCGTGGCTCCGTTCGCGGAGCTGGGCATCGATCTCGATCTGCTGTCGGGCTACGAGACGGTCGCCGTCCTCGTCGGTGAGGGCTCGCTCGAGGAGGTCGAGGCAGCCGTCAGCGCCTCGGACGACATTCGGGCCTTCGAGACGTTTACCGGCGGCAACGTCGTGGCGGTCGTCGCCGCGCCCGCCGAGAGCGCCGACGAGAACCCGATCGACGACGCGCTGGTCGGCGTCGAATTCACCCGGTACGAGGTGCCCGACACCGACCAGAGTCCCGACGACTACGTCGCGGACCTCGAGAGTCGAAAGCGCGACCTCGAGTCCCAACTCGACGAGATCGACGCGGAACTCGAGGAGATCAAACGGGCGGAAGCCGGCTTCCTCCTGCGCGTCGAAGAGGAGCTGACGATCGAGGTTCAGCAGGCGGAAGCGCCGCTGCAGTTTGCGACGACCGACCACGCGTTCGTCGCGGAGGGCTGGCTCCCGACCGAGGAGTACGATCGGCTCGTCGCGACACTGAACGATGCGGTCGGCGACAGCGTCGAAGTCGAAGAACTCGTCCGCGCCGACTACAACGACGAGGGGTATCCGACGCGGACGGAAGACGTCGACCACGGCGGCTCCGGCGGTGCCGAGGAGACGACCGAAGAGGAAGAACGCGAAGTCGCGACCCAAGAAGCGATCGCCGACGGCGGCACGACCGCGGCCGGCGGCGACATCGTGACGATGGTCGACGAACCACCGGTTATCCAGGACAACACCGGCCCCGCGAAACCGTTCGAGTTCCTGCTCCGGCTGATCGACCGCCCGAAGTACAGCGAACTCGACCCGACTGTCGTCTTGCTGTTGACGTTCCCGGCGTTCTACGGCTTCATGCTGGGTGACCTCGGGTACGGGATGTTGTACACCGGTGTCGGCTATCTGTTGTACAGTCGGTTCGACGAAGACATCGTCCGGAGTCTGGGAGCGATCGGCATGTGGGCCGGCGGGTTCACGATGCTGTTCGGGATCCTTTATGGAGAGATCTTCGGACTACACGTTCTCGGCGAACTCCTGTTTAGCGATGGGCCTCCCCTGCGGAAGGGCATCCAGCCCGCGTTTTCGCAGTTCAGCCAGACGTGGCTGCTGGTGAGCGTCTTCATCGGACTGGCCCATCTCACCCTCGGGTACATCTTCGGCTTCGTTAACGATCTCGACCACGGCGTCGGAGATGCCTACTTCGAGAACGGCTCGTGGGCACTGCTCATGATCGGTCTCTGGACCTGGATCTTCAGTCGCCACTTTGGAGATGCGAAGCCGAACTTCCTGTTCGAAGTGTTCGGGACCGGGTCTGACGCGGCGATCGAACTCGGCTTCACCGGCTTCACTCCGGAGATCGGACAATTCGTCGCACTTCCGCTCATGGTGATCGGCTTCGTGACGATGGTCTACGGCGAGGTCAAACACTACGGTGCTCTCGGCATCATCATCGGGTGCCTCGAGAGTTTCAACGTCTTCGGAGACGTGCTCTCGTATCTCCGGATCGCAGCGGTCATCCTCGCGAAGGCAGGCATGGCGTTCGTCGTCAACATGCTGTTCTTCGGGGTCTACGTCGTCGAGACCGACCACGGCGCGGAGTGGCACTTCGGTACCAGCCACGCGCCCCAACACATGCTCGAGCAGGGGACCTACCACGGTCACGAAGTGAGCGAGGTCATGTTCGGCGGTCTGCTCCACGGCGGCATCCTGATGGCGATTATCGGCGTGATCGTCCTCGTAGTCGGTCACGTCGTCGTCCTGCTGCTGGGCATTACGAGTGCCGGGTTGCAGGGGATCCGCCTCGAGTACGTCGAATTCTTTAATCGGTTCTACGAGGGCGGTGGCCGGAAGTTCGAACCCTTCGGCGGGATTCGATCCGACGACGAGGACTAA
- a CDS encoding response regulator has translation MPGGIHVLCVDADPDSRASTAAALERRSADIDVTTAKSGREGLAVFDAESDVEPARAVDCVVSGYELPDEDGLELLAAVRERDPTVPFILFPSNGSEAIASEAISTGVTDYLRKGSETDQYAGLANHIEDAVEKRRAERARREGERELARHERLIELVPTALFVLDADATICWSNEEFADAFAEDRADLIGTPFPKLVERGYYDERVTTKYTEEVRGLLSSSVDRERAKYQVRFHAPVGEERIHDVHTRLLPLEDGEFTGTIHAIRDITRRRRYRRELERQNERLAEFTSLVSHDLRNPLNVAQGNLDMLAEQLDSPRVDELQWSLARMEELIDGLLQLARQGKTIGDETWLSLASAAREAWSTVDTGDARLEIATDIEIYGDETRVRELLENLFRNAAEHGSTSPDSQTHQDAVEHGSASPLSRAQQDAAERDPTAAERCHGEETDRLLVTVGALESDSRSTDEGTRPHGFYVEDTGSGLPADRESLFEFGYTTETDGTGLGLAIVEGIVTAHGWSIAARNGSSGGARFEIDGVRVAANATDTPVADETDDSD, from the coding sequence ATGCCCGGTGGGATCCACGTCCTCTGTGTCGACGCCGACCCCGATAGCCGTGCGTCAACGGCCGCCGCGCTCGAGCGACGGAGCGCCGATATCGACGTGACGACTGCGAAGAGCGGCCGCGAGGGTCTGGCAGTCTTCGACGCCGAGAGCGATGTCGAACCCGCACGAGCCGTCGATTGCGTCGTCAGCGGCTACGAACTGCCCGACGAGGACGGCCTCGAGTTGCTCGCGGCAGTGCGAGAACGCGATCCGACCGTCCCGTTCATCCTCTTTCCGAGCAACGGGTCCGAGGCGATCGCGAGCGAGGCGATCTCGACCGGCGTCACCGACTACCTCAGGAAGGGGTCCGAAACGGACCAGTACGCCGGACTGGCGAATCACATCGAAGACGCCGTCGAGAAACGCCGCGCCGAGCGGGCGCGACGCGAGGGCGAACGCGAACTCGCCCGGCACGAGCGGCTGATCGAACTCGTCCCGACCGCGCTCTTCGTGCTCGATGCGGACGCGACGATCTGCTGGTCGAACGAGGAGTTCGCCGACGCGTTCGCGGAGGACAGGGCGGACCTGATCGGGACGCCGTTTCCGAAACTCGTCGAACGGGGGTACTACGACGAGCGCGTGACGACCAAGTACACCGAGGAAGTCCGCGGACTGCTCTCCTCGTCGGTCGACCGCGAGCGGGCGAAGTATCAGGTGCGATTTCACGCGCCGGTCGGCGAGGAGCGAATCCACGACGTCCACACCAGGCTCCTCCCGCTCGAGGACGGGGAGTTCACCGGGACGATACACGCGATCCGCGATATCACCCGCCGGCGTCGCTACCGGCGCGAACTCGAGCGCCAGAACGAGCGGTTAGCGGAGTTCACCAGCCTCGTCAGCCACGACCTGCGGAACCCGTTGAACGTCGCACAGGGGAACCTCGACATGCTCGCGGAGCAACTCGACAGCCCGCGCGTCGACGAACTGCAGTGGTCGCTTGCGCGGATGGAGGAACTCATCGACGGACTCCTCCAGTTGGCCCGGCAGGGGAAGACGATCGGCGACGAAACGTGGCTCTCGCTGGCCTCGGCGGCTCGCGAAGCGTGGTCGACCGTCGACACCGGCGACGCCCGCCTCGAGATCGCTACCGATATCGAGATCTACGGCGACGAGACCCGCGTTCGGGAACTGCTCGAGAACCTCTTCCGAAACGCCGCCGAGCACGGCTCGACGAGCCCTGACTCGCAAACTCATCAGGACGCCGTCGAGCACGGCTCGGCGAGCCCTCTGTCGCGGGCACAGCAGGACGCCGCCGAGCGCGACCCGACAGCCGCCGAGAGGTGCCACGGCGAGGAGACCGATCGCCTGCTCGTCACCGTCGGAGCCCTCGAGTCGGACTCCCGATCGACCGACGAGGGGACGCGTCCCCACGGGTTCTACGTCGAGGACACGGGGTCGGGGCTGCCGGCAGATCGCGAGTCGCTGTTCGAGTTCGGCTACACGACTGAGACGGACGGAACCGGGCTCGGGTTGGCGATCGTCGAGGGGATCGTGACGGCCCACGGCTGGTCGATCGCGGCTCGAAACGGGTCCTCCGGCGGTGCCCGCTTCGAAATCGACGGGGTCAGAGTCGCTGCTAACGCCACTGACACTCCCGTGGCCGACGAGACCGACGATTCCGACTGA
- a CDS encoding DUF373 family protein, translating into MLLVLCVDLDDDLGRKTGFSTPVIGRDPVEEAAVALATADPEDSDVNVIFQGLHVYDDLTERDESVEVAVVTGNDEGDVSANREVGDEVDTVLASLSTAEDVTALVVTDGAQDESVIPIIRSRVPIDGVRRVVVRQAQNLESMYYTIKQVLDDPETRGTVLIPLGILLLIYPLALIGSALDMPGFVLGMTSALLGFYLISRGLGLGDRLDATVERARHSLYAGRTTLLAYVVAAALFVLGGVSGMDTLETVRQSTDGTVEVPVMLAALVNGSIHWFAAAGVTTSLGQITDEYIAGSLEWRYLNAPFYVLSIAVVLHAVSAFFLDRVEITYLATALTAGTLLGIASTLAFAVAESRFSDSDREEGQRGAERV; encoded by the coding sequence ATGCTGTTGGTCCTCTGTGTCGATCTCGACGACGATCTCGGCCGCAAGACCGGCTTCTCGACGCCGGTCATCGGTCGCGACCCGGTCGAGGAGGCAGCCGTGGCGCTGGCCACCGCGGACCCGGAGGACTCGGACGTCAACGTCATCTTCCAGGGGTTGCACGTCTACGACGACCTCACGGAACGCGACGAGAGCGTTGAGGTCGCCGTCGTCACCGGCAACGACGAGGGCGACGTCAGCGCCAACCGCGAAGTCGGAGACGAGGTCGACACCGTCCTCGCGAGCCTCTCGACCGCCGAGGACGTCACCGCGCTCGTCGTCACCGACGGCGCACAGGACGAATCCGTCATCCCGATCATCCGGTCGCGGGTCCCGATCGACGGCGTCCGGCGGGTCGTCGTCCGGCAGGCACAGAACCTCGAGTCGATGTACTACACGATCAAGCAGGTTCTCGACGACCCCGAGACGCGGGGGACGGTACTCATTCCGCTGGGGATCCTCCTGTTGATCTACCCCCTCGCGCTCATCGGGTCCGCGCTGGATATGCCGGGCTTCGTCCTGGGAATGACATCGGCGCTGCTCGGCTTCTATCTCATCTCGCGCGGACTGGGGTTGGGCGATCGGTTAGACGCGACCGTCGAACGCGCCCGCCACTCGCTGTACGCCGGTCGAACGACGCTGCTCGCGTACGTGGTCGCGGCCGCGCTGTTCGTCCTCGGCGGCGTCAGCGGGATGGACACCCTCGAGACGGTCCGCCAGTCGACCGACGGGACCGTTGAGGTGCCAGTCATGCTCGCCGCGCTCGTCAACGGCTCGATCCACTGGTTCGCCGCCGCGGGGGTCACGACCAGTCTCGGACAGATCACCGACGAGTACATCGCCGGCTCGCTGGAATGGCGCTACCTCAACGCGCCCTTTTACGTGCTCTCGATCGCGGTCGTCCTCCACGCGGTGAGCGCCTTCTTCCTCGATCGGGTCGAGATCACCTACCTCGCGACGGCGCTGACGGCCGGCACGCTGCTCGGGATCGCGAGCACGCTGGCCTTTGCCGTCGCTGAGTCGCGGTTTTCCGATTCGGATCGAGAAGAGGGGCAACGAGGGGCCGAGCGAGTCTGA
- a CDS encoding radical SAM protein: MISKGCEQCAKGGKMVLFVYGYCDQRDCFYCPLGENRKNVTDVYANERLVESDEDVLIEANRMDALGTSITGGEPQEALDRTCHYLELLKDKFGEDHHTHLYTGITGGRENMRRLSEAGLDEIRFHPPYEQWGDLHGTEWEEILHIAREEGLTPAFEIPGIRAETEFLDFLDEGAAEFCNVNEFEMSDGNYRRMQEQGFELKEDHMSAVDGSREDILEVMGDHEKVYFCTSVFKDAAQHRRRLKRMARNVRREFDDVTDDGTLVYGKTYTDPDRLEALGVPEEFYTVKTDHVEVAWWLLEEMIEEGDLEDGEIVEQYPTYDGQVVERTPLA, encoded by the coding sequence ATGATCTCGAAGGGCTGTGAGCAGTGCGCGAAGGGCGGCAAGATGGTGCTGTTCGTCTACGGCTACTGCGACCAGCGCGACTGCTTTTACTGCCCGCTCGGTGAGAACCGCAAGAACGTCACCGACGTCTACGCCAACGAGCGACTCGTCGAGAGCGACGAGGACGTCCTGATCGAGGCCAACCGGATGGACGCGCTGGGCACGTCGATCACCGGCGGCGAACCGCAGGAAGCCCTCGACCGGACCTGCCACTACCTCGAGCTCCTCAAAGACAAGTTCGGCGAGGACCACCACACCCACCTCTACACGGGTATCACGGGCGGCCGCGAGAACATGCGCCGCCTCTCGGAAGCCGGCCTCGACGAAATTCGCTTCCACCCGCCGTACGAGCAGTGGGGCGACCTCCACGGCACCGAGTGGGAGGAAATCCTCCACATCGCCCGCGAAGAGGGACTCACCCCCGCGTTCGAAATTCCCGGTATCCGCGCCGAAACGGAGTTCCTCGACTTCTTGGACGAGGGCGCGGCCGAGTTCTGTAACGTCAATGAGTTCGAGATGTCCGACGGGAACTACCGCCGGATGCAAGAACAGGGCTTCGAACTCAAAGAGGACCACATGAGCGCCGTCGACGGCTCCCGCGAGGACATCCTCGAGGTGATGGGCGACCACGAGAAGGTCTACTTCTGTACCTCCGTCTTCAAGGACGCGGCCCAGCACCGCCGCCGTCTCAAGCGGATGGCCCGCAACGTCCGCCGCGAGTTCGACGACGTCACCGACGACGGTACCCTCGTCTACGGGAAGACCTATACCGATCCCGACCGCCTCGAGGCGCTGGGCGTCCCCGAGGAGTTCTACACCGTCAAAACCGACCACGTCGAGGTCGCCTGGTGGCTCTTAGAGGAGATGATCGAGGAGGGCGACCTCGAGGACGGCGAAATCGTCGAGCAGTATCCCACCTACGACGGGCAAGTGGTCGAGCGGACGCCACTAGCGTAA
- a CDS encoding polyprenyl synthetase family protein translates to MELLERRRALIEDRLVEVVDDLEPDALRAEVEHTALAGGKRVRPMVTVLACETVGGTAEDAVDFGVGIELVHAASLVVDDIIDRSELRRGTTSAWAEFGHGPAIITSDGLLGEAFALFSADPDATRVVAEAMVELGIGEATELSAEPTNEEEYMTLARRKTGALFRAAAELGAIAADSDPVTVEALGEYAERVGVAFQIRDDVLDAVADPEELGKPTGHDAALERPSVVQVTDLTPEEANAHAQAEADRALDALDRVEVADPEARQYLLELAEFVVERER, encoded by the coding sequence ATGGAATTGCTGGAGCGCCGTCGGGCGCTGATCGAGGATCGGCTCGTCGAGGTAGTCGACGACCTCGAGCCGGACGCGCTCAGAGCGGAAGTAGAACACACGGCCCTCGCCGGCGGCAAGCGCGTCCGCCCGATGGTGACGGTGCTGGCCTGCGAAACGGTGGGCGGAACGGCCGAGGACGCCGTCGACTTCGGTGTCGGAATCGAACTCGTCCACGCGGCGTCGCTGGTCGTCGACGACATCATCGATCGCTCGGAACTGCGCCGCGGGACGACCAGCGCGTGGGCCGAGTTCGGCCACGGGCCGGCAATCATCACCAGCGACGGGCTGCTGGGCGAGGCCTTCGCCCTCTTTTCCGCCGATCCGGACGCCACCCGCGTCGTCGCCGAGGCCATGGTCGAACTCGGTATCGGCGAGGCGACCGAGCTCTCTGCCGAGCCGACGAACGAAGAGGAGTACATGACCCTGGCCCGGCGCAAGACCGGCGCGCTGTTCCGCGCCGCGGCCGAACTCGGGGCGATCGCCGCCGACTCCGATCCCGTCACCGTCGAGGCGCTGGGCGAGTACGCCGAGCGGGTCGGCGTCGCCTTCCAGATCAGGGACGACGTGTTAGACGCCGTCGCCGACCCCGAGGAACTCGGTAAACCGACCGGTCACGACGCCGCCTTAGAGCGGCCGTCGGTCGTCCAAGTGACCGATCTCACGCCCGAGGAGGCGAACGCACACGCACAGGCGGAGGCCGACCGGGCCCTCGACGCGCTGGATCGGGTCGAGGTCGCCGACCCCGAGGCTCGGCAGTATCTGCTCGAGTTAGCGGAGTTCGTGGTCGAACGGGAGCGGTAA
- a CDS encoding type IV pilin, with protein sequence MSPVIGVLLLVALTVCLAAVIAVGVGAWTLESPTPTATFELSADGDQSSIAIEHVAGDAVDVEVLSVTVAVNGTELAEQPPVPYAGASGFNGTPEGPFNSRSDSEWTVGERASLSVADTNSPPLATGDSVTVMLAVDGRRVATLEATAT encoded by the coding sequence GTGAGTCCGGTTATCGGCGTACTCCTTCTCGTCGCTCTCACCGTCTGTCTGGCAGCCGTTATCGCTGTCGGCGTTGGCGCGTGGACGCTCGAGTCCCCGACCCCGACCGCGACGTTCGAACTCTCGGCCGACGGCGACCAGTCGTCGATAGCGATCGAACACGTCGCCGGCGACGCCGTCGATGTCGAGGTGCTGTCGGTAACGGTGGCGGTAAACGGGACGGAGCTAGCCGAGCAGCCGCCGGTCCCCTATGCCGGTGCGAGCGGCTTCAACGGGACGCCGGAGGGACCGTTCAATTCGAGATCGGATTCGGAGTGGACGGTCGGGGAGCGAGCGAGTCTGTCGGTCGCCGACACGAATTCCCCGCCGCTCGCAACGGGTGATTCCGTTACCGTTATGCTCGCGGTCGACGGTCGGCGAGTGGCGACGCTGGAGGCGACGGCGACCTGA
- a CDS encoding methyltransferase domain-containing protein, with translation MGILENKDRARLFYKYLSRVYDQVNPFIWTEEMRTEALSLLDIEDDMTVLDVGCGTGFATEGLLERVDEVYALDQSEHQLEQAYDKFGKRAPPVHFHRGDAERLPFATDTFDVVWSSGSIEYWPNPVLALREFRRVLKPGGQVLVVGPNYPDNVVSQLLADSIMLFYDEYEADRMFKTAGFEDVKHAFMGPSYDPEVAITTIGRAPE, from the coding sequence ATGGGTATTCTCGAGAACAAGGACCGTGCTCGACTGTTCTATAAGTACCTCTCACGGGTCTACGATCAGGTGAACCCCTTCATCTGGACCGAGGAGATGCGAACCGAGGCCCTCTCCCTGCTCGACATCGAGGACGACATGACCGTCCTCGACGTCGGCTGTGGCACCGGATTCGCGACCGAAGGACTGCTCGAGCGCGTCGACGAGGTGTACGCCCTCGATCAGAGCGAACACCAACTCGAACAGGCCTACGACAAGTTCGGGAAGCGAGCCCCACCGGTCCACTTCCACCGCGGCGACGCCGAGCGACTCCCGTTCGCGACGGACACGTTCGACGTCGTCTGGTCGTCGGGCTCGATCGAGTACTGGCCCAATCCCGTCCTCGCCCTTCGGGAGTTTCGCCGCGTCCTCAAACCCGGCGGACAGGTGCTCGTCGTCGGTCCGAACTACCCCGACAACGTCGTCAGCCAACTGCTCGCCGACTCGATCATGCTCTTCTACGACGAGTACGAGGCCGACCGGATGTTCAAAACCGCCGGCTTCGAAGACGTCAAGCACGCCTTCATGGGGCCGTCGTACGACCCCGAAGTCGCGATCACGACTATCGGTCGCGCGCCCGAATAG
- the ahaH gene encoding ATP synthase archaeal subunit H has protein sequence MPRPEVLERIKSAEEEADEIVALAENDRDERIAEARERAEEIRTEAEQEAQEIRERRLEEAREEIDAECERVLEAGEQEREELAERARDRVDEVTAHVVELFQEDVHAQT, from the coding sequence ATGCCGAGGCCAGAGGTTCTCGAACGAATTAAGTCGGCGGAAGAGGAGGCCGACGAGATCGTCGCATTGGCAGAAAACGACCGCGACGAGCGAATAGCCGAGGCCCGGGAACGCGCCGAGGAGATTCGCACGGAAGCGGAACAGGAGGCCCAAGAGATCAGGGAGCGCCGTCTGGAGGAAGCTCGCGAAGAGATCGATGCGGAGTGCGAGCGCGTCCTCGAAGCAGGTGAACAGGAGCGCGAGGAACTCGCCGAGCGCGCCCGAGACCGGGTCGACGAAGTGACCGCTCACGTCGTCGAACTGTTCCAGGAGGACGTCCATGCTCAGACCTGA